A region of the Streptomyces sp. NBC_00442 genome:
CGCCCGCCTCGTCGCCGGTGGCGACCACCGGCGCCGTCGCCCGCACCCACGAGGGCGGCCCCGGCCACCTGCGCGACGCCAAGTCGGAGCTCTTCCTGCTCGCCGTCGCCAACTTCGTCGCCCAGCGGACGTTCTACGAGAGCGGTGCCGACCGCGACGACCGGTTCGCCGCGCTCGTGCGCCGGCTCGCCGTCGAGGACGCCGAGTGGACCGCGGGCCTGCTCGGCTGGCTGCGCGGCGAGGGCGGCATGCGTACCGCCTCGATCGTCGGCGCCGCCGAGTACGTCAAGGCGCGCCTCGACGCGGGTGTCCAGACCGGCCCCGCCAACCGGCAGGTCGTCGCGTCGGTGCTGCAGCGCCCCGACGAACCCGGCGAGCTGCTCGGATACTGGACCTCGACGTACGGCCGCACCGTTCCCAAGCCCGTGAAGCGCGGGATCGCCGACGCCGTGCGCCGCCTCTACAGCGGCAAGGCGCTCCTCAAGTACGACACCGCGTCGAAGGGGTACCGGTTCGGCGACATCCTCAACCTGGTGCACGCGGCGCCCGATCCGGACAAGCCGTGGCAGGGCGAGCTGTTCCGGTACGCGCTCGACCGCCGGCACAACCCCGGCACGGCGCGGCCGCCCGCCGGCGACCGGGTCCTGAACGCGCACCGGGCGCTGATGGCGGTGCCGGTCGAGGAGCGCCGCGCGGTCGTGCTCGCCCCCGACGCCGCCGAGCGGCTCTCCGAGGCGGGCCTGACGTGGGAGGCGCTCGCGGGCTGGCTCCAGGGGCCGATGGACAAGGCGGCCTGGGAGGCGGTCATCCCGTCGATGGGGCCGATGGCGCTCATACGCAACCTGCGCAACTTCGACGAGGCGGGCGTCTCGGACGAGGTGGCAGCGCGGGTGGCGGCCAAGCTCTGCGACCCCGAAGCCGTCGCGCGGTCACGGCAGTTCCCGTTCCGCTACCTCGCGGCGTACCGGCACGCGCCGTCGCTGCGCTGGGCGTACCCGCTGGAGCGGGCGCTCGGCCACTGTCTCGCCAACGTGCCCGCGCTCGGCGGCCGCACCCTGATCCTGGTCGACCGCTCGGGCTCGATGTGGTCGCCGCTCTCGGAGCGCTCCCAGCTCAACCGTGCCGACGCCGCCGCGGTCTTCGGCACGGCCCTCGCGCTGCGCGCCGACTCGGCGGACCTCGTGCAGTTCGGCTCCGACAGCGCTCCGGTGTCGTACCGGGCGGGCGAGTCCGTCCTGAAGATCCTCGGCCGGTTCGGCGACCTGGGCGGCACCAACACGACGGAGGCGGTCCGCAAGCACTACCGGGGCCACGACCGGGTGCTGATCGTGACGGACGAGCAGATCGCGTACCACCGCCACGGCACCCCGGCGGCGCAGGTCCCCGCGCAGGTGCCCGTCTACACCTGGAACCTCGCGGGGTACCGGGCGGGGCACGGTCCCTCGGGCACCGACAACCGTCATGTCTTCGCGGGCCTCACCGACGCCGCCTTCCGCATGGTGCCGCTGCTCGAAGCGGGACACTCGGCCACCTGGCCGTGGCCGCGCGCCTGACGCCGAGACGCCGAGACGCCGAGACGCCGAGACGCCGAGACGCCGAGACGCCGAGACGCCGTCAGGCGCGTGCCAGGACCAGGCTCACGTTGTGGCCGCCGAATCCGAAGGAATTGGCGAGAGCCGCGTCCCAGGACCCCGAGCGGTTCTCCCCGGCGACCACGTCGAGGGAGACCGCCGGGTCGAGACGGTCCAGGTTGCGGGTCGCCGGCACGGTGCCGTCCCGCAGCGCGAGCAGGGTCGCGATCGCGCCCACCGCGCCGGAGGCGCCCAGCATGTGCCCGGTCATCGACTTGGTGGCCGTGACCACGGGATGCGTGCCGAGCGCCTTGGCCACCGCCTCGGCCTCGGCCAGGTCGCCCGAGGGCGTGGAGGTCGCGTGGGCGTGCACCACGCCGATGTCGGAAGGGGCCAACTCGGCGTTCCGCAGGGCCGATTCGATGGCCCGGACCTGACCGTCCACGTCCGATGCGGTGATGTGGTCCGCGCTGGACGTGACGGCCGCCCCGGCCACCGACCCGTACACCCGCGCCCGCCGGGCCCGCGCGAACCCGGCGCGCTCAAGGACGAGGAGACCCGCGCCCTCGCCCATCACGAAACCGCTGCGGTCCGCGTCGAACGGACGGGACACGGCCCTGGGGTCACCGCCCTCGGTCGACAGCGCCTTCATCTGCGCGAACGCGGCGATCGTGAACGGGTGCAGACAGGCCTCGGTGCCACCGGCCACGACCACGTCGGCCCGCCCCGCGCGGATCAGGTCGAGGCCCATCGCGATCGCCTCGGCGCCGGACGCACAGGCGCTGACCGGGGTGCGGGCCCCGCCCTGCGCGCCGAGTTCCATGGAGACCCAGGCCGCGGGCCCGTTCGGCATGAGCATCGGCACGGCGAACGGGGAGAGCCTGCGGGCTCCGCTCCGCTCGAACGTGTCGTCCTGGCCCAGCGTGGTCAGCACGCCCCCGGTGCCGGTGCCGATCACCACGGCGAGCCGCTCGGGCGCCACCTCCGGGCTGCCCGCGTCCCGCCACGCCTCCCGCGAGGCGATCATCGCGAGTTGTTCACAACGATCAAGCTTGCGGGCCTCGACGCGGGCCAGCAGGGAGACC
Encoded here:
- a CDS encoding TROVE domain-containing protein, which translates into the protein MARFNTRAVKAPASSPVATTGAVARTHEGGPGHLRDAKSELFLLAVANFVAQRTFYESGADRDDRFAALVRRLAVEDAEWTAGLLGWLRGEGGMRTASIVGAAEYVKARLDAGVQTGPANRQVVASVLQRPDEPGELLGYWTSTYGRTVPKPVKRGIADAVRRLYSGKALLKYDTASKGYRFGDILNLVHAAPDPDKPWQGELFRYALDRRHNPGTARPPAGDRVLNAHRALMAVPVEERRAVVLAPDAAERLSEAGLTWEALAGWLQGPMDKAAWEAVIPSMGPMALIRNLRNFDEAGVSDEVAARVAAKLCDPEAVARSRQFPFRYLAAYRHAPSLRWAYPLERALGHCLANVPALGGRTLILVDRSGSMWSPLSERSQLNRADAAAVFGTALALRADSADLVQFGSDSAPVSYRAGESVLKILGRFGDLGGTNTTEAVRKHYRGHDRVLIVTDEQIAYHRHGTPAAQVPAQVPVYTWNLAGYRAGHGPSGTDNRHVFAGLTDAAFRMVPLLEAGHSATWPWPRA
- a CDS encoding beta-ketoacyl-[acyl-carrier-protein] synthase family protein, encoding MSDLGEVLVTGLGAITPLGANTSATWDGMRAGASGAGPIEEEWAAGLPVRVTAALPVDPVSLLARVEARKLDRCEQLAMIASREAWRDAGSPEVAPERLAVVIGTGTGGVLTTLGQDDTFERSGARRLSPFAVPMLMPNGPAAWVSMELGAQGGARTPVSACASGAEAIAMGLDLIRAGRADVVVAGGTEACLHPFTIAAFAQMKALSTEGGDPRAVSRPFDADRSGFVMGEGAGLLVLERAGFARARRARVYGSVAGAAVTSSADHITASDVDGQVRAIESALRNAELAPSDIGVVHAHATSTPSGDLAEAEAVAKALGTHPVVTATKSMTGHMLGASGAVGAIATLLALRDGTVPATRNLDRLDPAVSLDVVAGENRSGSWDAALANSFGFGGHNVSLVLARA